The Meles meles unplaced genomic scaffold, mMelMel3.1 paternal haplotype, whole genome shotgun sequence genome has a segment encoding these proteins:
- the LOC123936587 gene encoding olfactory receptor 2M5-like produces LHTPMYFLLSQLSLMDLTLTSSIVPKMAFNFFSGWRSISFLACGTQIFFSLMVAIAECILITLMCFYHYVAICDLLRYPVIINPKVCLQMIAMSWAGGALTSLGHTAFTLHFNICSPREIPHFFCEFMAVLRIVREDISAYEKAVVITSILVLLLPLSLILSSYVLIFLAVLLMNSPEGRNKALATCSSHLCVVGLYFGPGMCIYMRPGSAKTPRLSQGLFLFGTVLTLLLNSLAYSLRNKEVLSALKKLLGRCQSFR; encoded by the coding sequence ctccacacccccatgtacttccttCTCAGTCAGCTCTCCTTAATGGATTTGACTTTGACCTCTAGCATTGTCCCCAAAATGGCATTCAACTTCTTCTCTGGATGGCGGAGCATATCATTCCTGGCTTGTGGGACTCAAATATTCTTCTCCCTGATGGTGGCCATTGCAGAATGCATCCTTATAACTCTCATGTGCTTTTATCATTATGTGGCTATATGTGATCTTCTTCGATACCCAGTCATCATCAACCCTAAGGTTTGCTTGCAGATGATTGCCATGTCTTGGGCTGGAGGGGCACTTACTTCCCTGGGACACACTGCTTTTACCTTGCATTTTAACATCTGCAGCCCCAGAGAGATTCCCCACTTCTTCTGTGAATTCATGGCGGTGCTTAGGATCGTCCGTGAGGATATCTCAGCCTATGAAAAGGCAGTGGTGATAACAAGCATCCTTGTTCTGCTGCTGCCCTTGTCTCTCATCTTGTCTTCCTATGTTCTCATCTTCCTTGCAGTACTCCTAATGAACTCCCCAGAAGGCAGGAACAAAGCTCTGGCCACCTGCTCCTCTCATCTCTGTGTGGTGGGTCTCTATTTTGGTCCAGGCATGTGCATCTACATGAGACCCGGTTCTGCCAAGACTCCAAGGTTGAGTCAGGGTCTCTTTCTGTTTGGAACTGTCCTCACTCTACTCCTAAACTCACTTGCCTACAGTCTTAGGAACAAGGAAGTTCTAAGTGCTCTGAAAAAGTTACTAGGGAGGTGTCAGTCCTTCAGGTAA